The Schizosaccharomyces pombe strain 972h- genome assembly, chromosome: I genome contains a region encoding:
- the rps5 gene encoding 40S ribosomal protein uS7: protein MATSSLTPGVSLDENGSIKLFNKFPFEGVEVKDISLVDYITIGNGQPLPHTAGRFQTKRFRKARCFIVERLTNSLMMNGRNNGKKLLATRIVKHAFEIIALLTDQNPLQVLVDAVAACGPREDSTRIGSAGTVRRQAVDVSPLRRVNQALALITIGAREAAFRNVKSISECLAEEIINAAKGSSNSYAIKKKDELERVAKSNR from the exons ATGGCTACGTCGAGTCTCACCCCGGGCGTCTCTCTTGATGAGAATGGCAGcatcaaacttttcaacaaGTTCCCTTTTGAGGGCGTTGAAGTTAAGGACATCTCCTTGGT TGATTACATTACCATTGGCAATGGTCAACCTCTCCCTCACACCGCTGGCCGTTTCCAGACCAAGAGGTTCCGTAAGGCCCGCTGCTTCATTGTCGAACGTTTGACCAACAGCTTGATGATGAACGGCCGTAACAACGGTAAGAAGCTCTTGGCCACTCGCATTGTCAAGCATGCTTTTGAGATCATTGCTCTCTTGACCGACCAAAACCCTCTCCAAGTTTTGGTTGATGCCGTTGCTGCCTGTGGTCCTCGTGAAGACTCCACTCGTATTGGTAGTGCTGGTACTGTTCGTCGTCAAGCCGTTGATGTTTCTCCTCTTCGTCGTGTCAACCAAGCTCTTGCTCTTATCACTATCGGTGCTCGTGAGGCTGCTTTCCGTAACGTCAAGTCCATTTCTGAATGCTTGGCTGAAGAAATCATCAATGCTGCTAAGGGCTCTTCCAACTCTTACGCCATCAAGAAGAAGGATGAGCTTGAGCGTGTTGCCAAGAGTAACCGTTAA
- the fyv7 gene encoding rRNA processing protein Fyv7: MANHSSSSSDQGTKKKGFKFRQLPEHAYQGKAKRIKQDLILKAKTKKHFYKNVRPEEYIKKGSGERKRKFSKKSHLQELYERSEEKRRIQQEKEDAKVQKRLEIEKKQKDREQTRNMLSKKTKRGQPIMRNQINHLLAKVKQTS, translated from the coding sequence ATGGCTAATCACTCGAGTTCGTCCAGTGATCAAGGaacgaaaaagaaaggattTAAATTTCGCCAATTGCCCGAGCATGCTTATCAGGGAAAGGCTAAGAGAATTAAACAAGATTTGATTCTAAAAGCAAAGACAAAAAAGCACTTTTACAAGAATGTTAGACCAGAAGAGTATATAAAAAAGGGCTCAGGTGAAAGGAAACGaaaattctcaaaaaagAGTCATTTGCAAGAATTGTACGAACGATCAGAAGAAAAACGAAGAATTCAGCAAGAAAAGGAGGATGCAAAGGTTCAAAAACGATtggaaattgaaaaaaagcagaAGGATCGAGAACAGACCAGAAATATGCTCAGCAAAAAAACGAAACGTGGGCAACCAATAATGCGAAACCAGATCAACCATTTGCTTGCAAAAGTGAAGCAAACGTCTTGA